A DNA window from Ornithodoros turicata isolate Travis chromosome 10, ASM3712646v1, whole genome shotgun sequence contains the following coding sequences:
- the LOC135370787 gene encoding coiled-coil domain-containing protein 92-like codes for MSVSIMATEAMESAVGMQSGGEPLGGCGYESCASLKSRLHSAKSNILFLQNEHRLTLRGLHAEIAKLQKTIKELQFALINNGIPLVDEESYKKRVASLEDELDKWCCHCRYLTSQLEQANGVLVSLNQRLQLQDWQHQTEIAEKDSIIANLQRELEWKCTALSELEAGTRRRSLVLRLPQGGPPGPSAQSTKSSNPVDHGGREANPIRAQKRLPLNKSSSTPLQRSMSSGESRLPEISQSEQSRPRQGERRLPQTCVVSRPATSGQTLPKNVSSAAKCAPNATAHQNSPRGTTVRLGGHLPPLADGGRTSPFPTRSLVRQQLRVHCDAGVDIDTHLSIDRIPSPELRPRKVTATVLEVSSK; via the exons ATGTCTGTATCAATCATGGCCACAGAGGCCATGGAATCCGCCGTAGGAATGCAAAGTGGAGGAGAGCCTTTGGGAGGCTGTGGATACGAATCATGTGCATCCCTGAAGTCGAGACTGCACTCCGCAAAGAGCAACATCTTATTTCTCCAAAATGAGCACCGTCTCACTCTGCGTGGTCTGCATGCAGAAATCGCAAAGCTCCAGAAGACCATCAAAG AGCTCCAATTTGCCCTCATAAATAATGGCATACCTCTAGTCGATGAAG AGTCATATAAAAAGCGAGTAGCCAGCCTCGAGGATGAATTGGATAAATGGTGCTGCCACTGCCGCTACTTGACTTCACAACTGGAGCAAGCAAATGGAGTACTGGTCTCACTCAACCAAAGGTTGCAGCTTCAG GATTGGCAGCACCAAACGGAGATTGCTGAAAAAGATTCGATCATTGCAAATCTGCAGCGAGAACTGGAGTGGAAGTGCACTGCTTTGTCTGAGCTAGAAGCTGGAACACGACGGCGATCACTTGTCTTACGGCTTCCACAGGGAGGGCCCCCTGGACCTTCAGCACAGAGTACAAAGTCGTCAAATCCTGTCGATCATGGCGGTCGTGAAGCTAACCCAATACGTGCACAAAAAAGGCTGCCTCTGAACAAGTCGAGTTCAACTCCTTTACAACGCTCAATGTCAAGTGGTGAGTCCAG GCTCCCCGAAATCAGCCAATCTGAACAAAGTCGCCCACGTCAGGGAGAAAGGAGACTCCCTCAAACCTGCGTCGTATCTAGGCCGGCCACCAGCGGACAGACATTGCCAAAGAACGTGTCCTCGGCGGCAAAGTGTGCGCCAAATGCAACTGCCCACCAGAACTCGCCCCGAGGCACAACGGTGCGGTTAGGGGGACACCTTCCTCCGCTCGCCGACGGTGGACGCACCTCGCCTTTTCCAACACGTTCTCTAGTTCGCCAACAGCTGAGAGTTCACTGTGATGCCGGCGTGGATATTGACACTCACCTTTCTATCGATCGAATCCCCTCACCGGAGCTTCGACCGAGGAAGGTCACCGCAACCGTGCTGGAGGTGTCAAGTAAATGA
- the LOC135370230 gene encoding uncharacterized protein LOC135370230: MSRRRRMASYWNKPHRKTSKLKLTIYAFTLVLVLLLYARMTFDEKPALYGLAVDTEGCRIPDFDPFDATVLEHYDPRMPYTCVAQPSFIRQDGNTFYVLSDVLKAYFNVSVSDIRCSYRVIKNNYSAAAPDYVLIYSKSYELVFGAPLSAEHIQVECRYRGAVIHREFFIVPLIKSKVELRCRQAARRRNVSRDALNVIVLGLDGVSRLNSLRHLKQTRAYLSRAFHVVELFGYNKVGDNSFPNQLAMLTGRSEEEEAKVCKEGYFDDEELIWKTYGRMGYRTMFLEETPQWGLFTYFCRGFRRRPTDYYPRPFTQTVDFAGKRRSRDNEPYCVRTKAETEVHLEYTTSLLALLGNRSYFTYTWISEVSHDYLNSAGYADAPFLKTFQTLASTGAMDRSVVIFMSDHGQRYGSIRNTLIGKYEDRLPFCILLFPPSFRAKFPEAVRNLEINQRRLTTPYDIHATLMELANFERSRNAGGYRTTRGVSLLHEVPPNRTCTGAFIPPHYCSCQDTQVISTADSLSWRMAEFAVERVNQRLSKELPKKCATLRLHRVVDIRKLLTSVRERTEHYWVTFVTTIANVAIEGTVGVSGEGNFTLNDVSRITFARNQSYCSVSKFTSLFCVCI; the protein is encoded by the exons ATGTCTAGAAGGCGAAGAATGGCCTCATATTGG AATAAGCCACACAGAAAGACAAGCAAGTTGAAACTCACAATATACGCGTTTACTCTCGTCCTCGTTCTCCTCCTGTACGCACGGATGACATTCGATGAAAAGCCTGCACTGTATGGATTAGCCGTCGACACAGAGGGCTGCCGAATACCCGACTTCGACCCATTTGACGCAACCGTGCTCGAACACTACGACCCGAGGATGCCCTACACTTGCGTCGCGCAACCATCGTTCATAAGGCAGGACGGCAACACGTTTTACGTACTTTCCGATGTCTTGAAAGCTTATTTCAACGTATCTGTGTCAGATATACGATGTTCCTACCGCGTCATCAAGAACAATTATTCGGCTGCAGCACCAGATTACGTTCTGATCTACAGTAAGAGCTACGAGCTCGTCTTTGGTGCTCCCCTGTCCGCGGAACACATCCAGGTGGAATGCAGGTACAGGGGCGCCGTAATCCACAGAGAGTTCTTCATCGTGCCCTTGATAAAATCGAAAGTAGAACTCCGATGCCGCCAGGCGGCACGTCGCAGAAACGTGTCCCGCGATGCTCTCAACGTCATCGTTTTAGGCCTGGATGGTGTGTCTCGTCTCAACTCCCTGCGCCATCTTAAGCAGACGAGGGCTTACCTATCCCGGGCTTTCCACGTCGTGGAGCTCTTCGGGTATAACAAGGTCGGCGACAACTCGTTTCCGAACCAGCTGGCGATGCTCACGGGTCGctcggaggaagaagaagcgaAGGTCTGTAAGGAAGGGTACTTTGACGACGAAGAGCTCATCTGGAAGACGTACGGAAGGATGGGGTACAGGACCATGTTCCTGGAAGAGACTCCACAGTGGGGATTATTTACGTACTTTTGCCGTGGGTTTCGACGTCGTCCCACCGATTACTACCCGCGCCCCTTCACGCAGACCGTGGACTTTGCGGGCAAGCGCAGAAGCCGAGATAACGAACCGTACTGTGTGAGAACCAAAGCTGAAACTGAGGTACACCTGGAGTACACGACGTCGCTGTTAGCTTTGCTGGGCAACCGTTCTTATTTCACATACACGTGGATATCGGAAGTGTCGCACGACTATCTCAACTCCGCGGGGTACGCCGACGCGCCGTTTTTGAAGACCTTCCAGACACTGGCCTCTACGGGCGCGATGGACAGGTCCGTCGTAATCTTCATGAGCGACCACGGGCAGCGCTACGGCTCAATTCGAAACACCCTCATCGGGAAGTATGAAGACCGTCTACCCTTCTGTATCTTGCTTTTCCCACCAAGTTTTCGAGCGAAGTTCCCCGAAGCTGTGAGGAATCTAGAGATCAATCAGCGCCGGCTTACCACCCCTTACGACATCCACGCTACACTTATGGAACTGGCGAACTTTGAGCGCTCGAGGAACGCGGGAGGATATCGCACGACGCGTGGGGTCAGCCTTCTGCACGAAGTCCCTCCGAACAGGACGTGCACCGGGGCCTTTATTCCGCCTCATTATTGTAGCTGTCAGGACACGCAGGTCATCAGCACCGCCGACTCGCTCTCGTGGAGGATGGCCGAGTTCGCCGTAGAGAGAGTGAACCAGCGGCTTTCGAAAGAGTTACCGAAAAAGTGTGCGACCCTCCGTTTGCATCGTGTAGTGGATATTCGGAAACTGTTGACGAGCGTCCGTGAGCGTACTGAACACTATTGGGTGACGTTCGTGACGACGATCGCGAACGTCGCTATAGAAGGTACCGTAGGTGTGAGTGGAGAAGGAAATTTCACACTGAACGATGTCAGTCGAATTACGTTTGCGAGGAATCAATCGTATTGTTCTGTGAGCAAATTTACCTCCTTGTTCTGTGTATGCATATAG
- the LOC135370231 gene encoding uncharacterized protein LOC135370231 translates to MHAKKMLVFIVLGVGGAVLMCLAYTSQGHLFWIQSFVDGSFSAPREYYVLKTSGCKIPNFDPMDKTVEGLYRYRSFYTCSGRPSFIVQKDSTLLVDAKTLKKYYHMKPKNVICFYKPIFRDEKQDVPDEKIVFGARTRVRFGLPLSAEYIVLECIHKGQKFHEEILLVPILKSEVEDRCERAAENLDPSVERLNVVFLGLDSVSRLNSLRHLKETRRYLEENFDPIELLGYNKLGDNSFPNQVPLLTGRLDKEVMASSPDRFFDNQSFVWKTYADLGYRTLFMEESPRYGLFNYLNKGFRKIPTDYYTRPAILAIDSSRDKRFVGMGQPCVGAKPQTVMYLDYTLSLLSLLGDRSYFTYTWISDVTHDDLNSAGYADIPFRRMFENLDEAGVMNSSLVIFLSDHGMRYGPLRTTLMGKYEDRLPFCFLMFPASFKAKHPEAMKNLRINQHRLTTHFDVHATLVELANLQLPNATYTTKHGTSLLHEIPEDRTCEDASITPHWCCCHESGSLPTKSKLSKRLAIFLVGTINKWLSDQAPGKCKALRLKSVTDVRKVLGGDSADVDYYWVTITTLPGNAILEGTVGVNETGTYFVDRVSRLNWYGGQSNCVSIHALELYCYCKR, encoded by the coding sequence ATGCACGCAAAGAAGATGTTGGTGTTCATCGTTCTCGGCGTAGGAGGAGCGGTCCTTATGTGTCTAGCGTACACGTCACAGGGTCACCTCTTCTGGATACAGTCCTTCGTCGACGGGTCgttttccgcgccgcgggaGTATTATGTCCTGAAGACGAGCGGGTGTAAAATTCCGAACTTCGACCCCATGGACAAAACAGTGGAAGGCCTGTACCGGTACCGCTCCTTCTACACCTGCAGTGGCAGGCCCTCGTTCATCGTGCAGAAAGACAGCACACTCCTCGTGGATGCCAAGACACTGAAGAAGTACTACCACATGAAACCAAAGAACGTCATCTGTTTCTACAAACCCATCTTTCGGGACGAAAAACAGGACGTCCCCGATGAAAAAATAGTGTTTGGTGCGCGTACCCGTGTACGTTTTGGTCTGCCATTAAGTGCCGAGTACATAGTACTGGAGTGCATCCACAAGGGACAAAAGTTCCACGAAGAAATCCTCCTTGTTCCGATTCTGAAATCGGAAGTGGAAGATCGTTGCGAGAGAGCGGCCGAGAACCTCGATCCGAGCGTTGAAAGGCTCAACGTGGTATTCTTAGGCCTGGACTCCGTCTCTCGCCTTAATTCGCTTCGCCATTTAAAAGAGACGAGAAGGTACCTGGAAGAGAACTTTGATCCCATCGAGCTCCTGGGCTACAACAAACTGGGTGATAACTCCTTTCCTAACCAAGTGCCTTTGCTGACTGGACGCTTAGATAAAGAAGTTATGGCTTCAAGCCCTGATAGGTTTTTCGATAATCAGAGCTTTGTTTGGAAAACGTACGCGGACTTAGGCTATCGGACGCTCTTCATGGAAGAGAGCCCTCGATACGGGCTATTTAACTATCTTAACAAGGGCTTTCGTAAAATTCCCACAGACTATTACACTCGGCCCGCAATACTTGCCATAGACAGTTCGCGAGACAAGAGGTTCGTGGGAATGGGTCAGCCTTGCGTTGGAGCGAAACCTCAAACTGTGATGTACCTCGACTATACTCTGTCCTTGCTATCCCTGCTCGGCGACCGTTCGTACTTCACGTACACTTGGATCTCTGACGTCACTCACGATGATCTTAACTCTGCGGGCTACGCCGATATCCCGTTCAGAAGAATGTTCGAGAACCTCGACGAGGCTGGTGTGATGAACAGCTCTCTAGTCATCTTCCTCAGTGATCACGGCATGAGGTACGGACCTCTTCGCACCACGCTCATGGGGAAGTACGAAGACCGGCTTCCGTTCTGTTTCCTGATGTTCCCCGCATCTTTCAAGGCGAAACACCCGGAAGCCATGAAGAACTTGCGCATCAACCAGCATCGATTGACAACGCACTTCGACGTCCACGCTACGCTAGTGGAACTGGCAAATCTACAGCTACCGAACGCAACCTACACGACGAAGCACGGAACTAGTCTCTTGCATGAAATTCCCGAAGACCGTACTTGCGAGGACGCGTCTATCACCCCCCACTGGTGCTGTTGCCACGAGTCTGGGTCGCTACCCACGAAAAGCAAGCTGTCCAAGAGGTTGGCAATATTCCTTGTAGGTACAATTAACAAGTGGCTGTCCGATCAGGCACCTGGCAAGTGTAAGGCTCTCCGTTTGAAAAGCGTAACAGATGTCCGGAAAGTTCTCGGTGGTGACTCAGCGGACGTAGACTATTACTGGGTGACCATTACAACGTTGCCTGGTAACGCAATCCTGGAAGGTACCGTCGGCGTGAATGAAACGGGGACGTATTTCGTTGACAGGGTCAGCCGTCTCAACTGGTACGGGGGCCAATCGAACTGCGTTAGTATTCATGCTCTAGAGCTGTACTGCTACTGCAAGCGATGA